A genomic stretch from Narcine bancroftii isolate sNarBan1 chromosome 9, sNarBan1.hap1, whole genome shotgun sequence includes:
- the LOC138743698 gene encoding uncharacterized protein, whose amino-acid sequence MITTSDHSTEGAAGGSVSEGQWADIYWGLLETEDPQKVGLLKLYNQWKPWIQTLHPYTPPSDPPHMTLFYDRDGDEMYQHAFYEEVEGRQWEINSDYIVIGKEGVAAAVALTSEQLEWYEMAGEAIPHVTLAIGTTHQAKDLGPMCRNLKSLRDWSDTQIPTVQFSSSAQAYRIWSITYDQVLLEHRQIERFHGREKMDHPDSAPMLDSLPENLWSVGSADVGFCQQVDPMTFELSDYTPIWQMQYYIIQNQRQ is encoded by the exons atgataacaacaagtgaccattcaacagagggag cagctggaggatccgtgtctgagggacaatgggctgacatttactgggggctgctggaaacagaggacccacagaaggtagggctgctaaagctttataatcaatggaagccgtggatccagacgttacacccgtatacccctccctcggaccctccccatatgaccctcttttacgatagggatggggatgaaatgtatcagcatgccttttatgaagaggtagagggcaggcaatgggaaattaattcggactacatagtgataggaaaggagggagtggccgctgcggtggcactgacatctgaacagctggaatggtatgagatggcaggtgaggccatccctcatgtcacccttgcaattggcactactcatcaggcaaaagatttgggaccgatgtgtcggaacttgaagtccctaagggactggtctgacacccaaataccgacagtgcagttctcctcatctgctcaggcatacagaatttggtccattacatatgatcaagtcctccttgagcatagacagattgaacgatttcatggtagggagaagatggatcaccccgactcagcccctatgctagactctctccctgagaacctgtggtcagtgggatcagcagatgtgggtttttgtcagcaggttgatcccatgaccttcgaactgtcagattacacccctatttggcagatgcaatactacatcatccaaaaccaaagacagtaa